In the Doryrhamphus excisus isolate RoL2022-K1 chromosome 2, RoL_Dexc_1.0, whole genome shotgun sequence genome, aagtgaacaaatgtaacagttactgattgtaaaagtaccagatggaggggtaggatttaataagctttgcttcttcctactccattaccattacttattTCACTCAAattgaatacaaaataattttgaacCTTTGTAAGGTGGTCatcctagaacaggggtcagcaacccgcggctccagagccgcatgtggctctccagcctctttgttgcggctccctttgcaatgcttgaatattttttagcacccgtgtggtgaaaatgcacgtctttgttatgagtttacaaaaatccaactttgtgtgagaccatgaatgcatcctgactgagttctgactggtgactgaatgagatgacaggatgctatccagttctctctgacaggttaacatgaagggaaatgagtaatactttgagttatttgagttattaattattattaatgagttatttgacgattctaaaaaataaattagagctcatttaaaaacaaaagtttatctccagtactagcaagagtactccaactcgtctttttttttccctccaatgttgttttaaacatacaacgttttgcggctccaggctatttttctttagtgggcaagtgggtgaaatggctcttttcatagtaaaggttgccgacccctgtcctagaaCAATCAAGGATCGAGTCATAACTTCCCCCCACTGTGTGAATTGTGAGATCCAGAAACTGGTCAGGTTTGTGCCTGCAAGAGGGGCAGTGTTTTATGAAGAACAGAGGACTGTGCTTCATCTGCGGAACCTTTAATATAAAGTACAGTAGAAGGTCATTTTCACCACCCGATGTTGATGACAGTCTGTGTGCGTTTGTTTCTTTGGGAATTAAATATGCGtcatttttcaaagtaaaacacacatgcatgaccaacatttgaaatgaaatattaactTTAAAAATAGACAACTCTAGGtccaaaatattttgttgaTACAACATGTCACTTTCTAGGggtcttaaaaataaaaaaaaaataaaaattttgggAGTGTGTTTTCTGGAGATTTTTTTGGGTTAATCCAAACGTTTTCCCACATGCAAGGttgatttatttgatattttgtgctaaaaacatatttgaagaaaaaatggCATATCAGCTttgatatataaataataagtattacTTTTAATATTCCAATGTTCTTACATTATTGTACAtttctttctcaaaatattcagatttcccattttttaaactttacttTAACCTTTTAATCCAACTTGAAGTGTTGGTTACACTTCATTCAAAAATTATGTGAAAGTATTTGCCGTTAATTGTTATCCATAATTCATTTATACCATTTATGTATACCCTTACAAAAACTGGCTAGCATCCAGATATGTATTTCACGGTCACACTGGTAGAATTTTTTACTAAAAAGGTACTGAATCGATTTAAAGTTACAGAATCGTTTCGGATGGTATCGTTGCAATGAACAAATATTGTCGTTGAATTGTATTGTCAACCGTGAATCAAGATATGAATTGAATCGTTACTAAAATTAATCATTATGGTATCGTTGCAATGAtcaaatgttgtgttgttgaaTCGTATTGTCAACCGTGAATCAAGATACGAATTGAATCGTTACTAAAATGAATCATTACAACCTTACATAACATTAAAACTTTTCATCCAAAATGATTTTCCAAAAAGtgtaacttaattttttttgttgttatgacataaaaaaaatatttaactccatgctactaaaattacataatttttccttgtaatattcaGAGTTTAcacttgtaaaattgtgactttttcttgtaatattttgactatattcttctaaaattactgcagatttgtcctttgttgcttttgtttttttttgtaaaattaaataaaacattttttaatgttaaattatatttttttaatgtgctgtgggccaataatacaaaaaataaatccgCAAATGATCCTTCCAAGCCCCACTTTGGAAAGTCCAGCTCTAGTCGCTCACTGTATGGAGCTAAAAAGCAACTTTAATCGTAGCAtaacaaaaaattgaaaacattggttttcttcttttttgctgttgcttCTCCCGGTGACTCCCTGGGAAGGCTTTACTTAACACTAAAACCCTGTTTTAAAGTATCGGTTGTCGTTTGGCAAATTCAGAAAACTGGGCATGAGTGTTCTCTGTGCTTCTCTTGATGGCATCGAAAgtgaatatattcatattgtgaagtcgttttttttttaaatcaagcaaaaaaaaaaaaagcgcaaaCATACATTCTCTCAtagttaaaatgtaatttatcgattataacaaataaaattaaaagagTCTTGGGTTTTGTGCTCCTGGTAACAAACTTCTTTCCAAGTCATCAACTGTCATTGCGTTGGCGTTCCCTTCAGCGCTCTTCGTTGTCTCTGCTCAATTGACATCCTTCCGGAAGTCCAAGACAAGACACGTGTGTAGTTTTCCGCTAAAATGACGGGCGTGTGTATATGTATCATGTGATCAGGCAGCAGTTGATGCAATGGGGCCCCAGTCTTCGCTTCAGAGCTCCTTTCTTTCTCTTGGGAGCCAAAATGGCAATGATGGCCTCATCAAACACGGTCTTCAGGCCTTTCTGGGTTAGCGCCGAACATTCCACGTAGCAACAGGCGCCGATCTGGGGAGTAGGGAAGCGAGGTTAATAAATCGGTTCATGTCAAGTCTTAAACTTGTGATTTACGGcatctttccattcattttctgtaaaCCGTTCAACATTTACATGTAAGATTCTGCCTATTTTGTGCACGGTGGCTAGCACGGGTCATAGACCGGTTGTCTCCCAATCTGGCGGTTGCCAGTTTTTCTATGTTATTGACAGGAATCTGAAATGTTTGACATTTTGTGTGCGTagaaagaaaacacattcaGGTTGTGTTCCAAAACATACAGACCTCCTTTGCCAGCTTCTGGCCTTGCTCTGTCGCTATCGGTTTCTCCTTCATATTGTTCAGTTTGGCGATGGTTTTGGGATCGTCACGCAGGTCAatctgagaaacaaacaaaacggtCTAAAACTGCTGTAAGATCGCCGTTGTCGTGGTTGCATCATGAAGCTGTGACAAAGTATAGTTTTTAGCAAAGACCTCTAGTGGATCTTCAAATCTATTCTGGATTAATCCAAAAGGAATCATTTCTAGCTGATTTTTCAAATGATTATGGATAAGTCAATGGGGCAATTAGGATGAGGACCCTGGTGAAGACTTACCTGGGTGCCAATGAGCAGGTAAGGGACGCTGGGTGCATACTCCTGCAGCTCAGGCACCCATTCTTCACGCACGTTCTGGAAACTGGCAGGGTTAACCACAGAGAAGCAGATGAGAAAGACATCGGTCATCGGGTAGGACAATGGCCTCAGCCGGTCATAATCCTCCTGGGAAAGGATTCAGAGTCGGCATTAGAAAAGTCACGGCGCTCCGTGATGATCTAGCGATGGCGTCAAATGCTAACAAATGTCTCTGAATCTCTGAAGTTAGGAACGATAATTCCGAGTCTATCGAGTGGTTTGTTTCACAGCGACGGCCGAGCTCCTGCTGCTTTTCACATATGACGGATCATTTTATGACAGGCTTGATGCTCATAAAAACTGCCAACCAGATGTGAGTTATGAAGAGCGAGGAATGCGAAGACCTTCACACGGGATTTACTTTCTCCTCTGCCCTCTTGCTCACAGAGGCAattaggaattttttttttttttttttattcgctGTCCTTCAGCGCAAGCTCAGCCATGGAATGGCCGTGACACGTTGGAATGCCGGGCTGATTCCATCTTGGATATGTGTCTCGTGGAAGTGGGTAATTAACCCATGCATTGCGTTAACACATGGATCTGATCAAGAGCTCCTCACACTTGTCCTTAACAaggatataattaaaaaataaaataaaaaaaatgaaatgaaaaattttgacaaaaataaaataaaataaaaaataaaatacaatttttttgacaacaataaaataaaaaataaatacaattttatgacaaaaaaaaaatacttaaactatattaggaaagcaggaagtgaacaaatgtaacagttactgaatgtaaaggtaccagatggaggggtaggatttaataagctttgcttcttcctactccttttattGAAGACGGGATTCTTGAcattgttcccaaagacactatatggcagcaagatcaatgtcggtgttgatcttgctgccacattgtaTCTTTGGTGATAATCAAGTCCTCAATGAAACCTTAAAAgttccatccatgttctatgtCGTTTATCCTCACCGGGGTTGCAGctctgctggagtctatcccagcatTCTGGGTCACATGTAACTGTATTTTTTGGAGTGGGAAACCCTGACGGAGAATGTGTACATGTGCGAGTACGccattttttgttaaattgtttatatgtaaatatacccTGATCTACTTCGTACtacaatgctatgctaacgggttgttgttttttccatgaCCTTTGCCGGTGAAAAGTGAATCCTGAGATCAGTCGCAGAACTGTACAGATGTACAGTCGTATTTTTCGCAATTTCCCTTGTAATGGGCCCACAGCTTCTGTGAGATCCATCAACGTTACTCCTGACACTAAACACAATATGTCCTCCGGCCACTGGTGAGGCATTTTACACTCAGCGCAGACGCTCTCACTCAGTTATGTTCAAACTCCTGGGGTTGCGAGGCCACTTTGTTAGGCTGGCTGTCTCCATCGCAGGATTGTTGAACAATTGATGCCATCAATTGAACGCCGCATCACAATCTATGATGCCATCAGCAGATACTACGATGAATAGAAGTAGAATAACGGAGCGAGTATACGTATGATAAAAACCTGCACACATCCCTTCAAAGCTTGCCATGTTCCTACGGTGACCGTGTGATCGCTCCCGTGTGACTAAGTCGCATATGACCGGAATTACAGTGAGTCACCGCCACATCCACACCTTCATTGTTCATCGCTCTTCCAGCTTCTACCGCCTTCTCCGGGGGCCGCAAGAGTTCACAGAAATCCACATCTGATCCGCAAATCCAAGCTTGTTACTAACCTGGATTTAAACCTCAAAAATCATCAGGGCCCTTTAATGGTGATTAACAAAAATTAATCTCATCCACTAATAACTGTACATTAAGAACATCCCGCCACGCTCCTCACAAAATCCAATCTAATTAACAGGAAAAGACACGTAAATGACATTTTAGATCTCGTAAGAAGCCATTATCTTAAACACCTTGATGGATGTTCCAACACCGAAATACATCAGTAGAAATTATGGTACATGCTATACACATTATAAAACTGTTAAAATGAGGTCATTCTAATGATTATTCAAgcacaatacattcattttatacaGTTACACAAGAACCCACTACCGCTATTTTATCCTAATAATGACACTGCTATGTCtattcatccattttgtatacTGCTTATGGtttactatattcattcattttctagcgcttgggggcgggggtgctggagcctatcccagctgtctttgggtgagaggcgaggtacaccctggactggtggccagccaatcacagggcacatatagacaaacaaccattcacactcacattcatacctatggacaatttggagtcgccaattaacctagcatgtttttggaatgtgggaggaaaccggagtacccggagaaaacccacgcatgcacggggagaacatgcaaactccacacagagatggccgagggtggaattgaactccggtttcctagctgtgaggcctgcgcgctaaccactcagtcgccgtgcagccccaattaaGGGTTATTTCTGGACTATTATTTCAATGAGGTACacgacatacagtaaacctcggatatatcggactcggatatatcggaaattcactcacaacggacagattaaaaagaaccgatttttctgtaatgcatttccaataaaaattcattgcatatatcggattttttataacggatttcgcctatttcggacaaaatctccagtcccgttccaatgcatttccattaaatttccctcgcatatatcggatggccgcatcgtggcgctccgattcgccgaatcgtgacaggccgctatacgacgtcatttgcagcgtttgcagcgttgcctgcgcgtccaggtacattggaaacatagtcaaggaagtgcctttttataacggataaaatccgatttacgcatataccggatataaagccgatatatgcgtaaaacggacattttccggtatacgcatataacggatttcgtttatatcggacaaaaccagtgggaacaattgaatccgatatatccgaggtttactgtatatctgaatttttttaatttctattttctTGCTAGTAATGTAAAGTAtactaattactaattactaCATGAATGTCACCACACGCCCGTGCATTCACAACTATCGGCTTGGCGTGCATGTTCCAGAGTCTGCAGTTGATTTTGATGGTCCACGTGAACAGAGATAGTAAAAGTCAGTAAAgggtttttaaatgaaaaatatttgattctTATAATGGCATGACCATGCAGACGTACCCCGGCAGAAATGGACTTTAACTGCCTTCGAAGCAGTTTCGCTCCCCAAAATCTCCCCTTCTTCACTGTTTGTCTTCATCCCATCTGtctctcacttcctctttctcGCTTTTTCCTCCGTCATCCTGCCCCTCTTATTTGGGCCACGCCGCTTTGATCGCAAGCTGAAGCTATAAACATTACCAGCTGGACTCCTGTTCCACATAAAGAGGTCAGCGGAGTCAGGGGCAGCGGGGGGCGGATTTTGAACTGTGGTAACCCTACTCTCCCTGCGCTGACATCTGGGGGAACTTCTCCATTTCTGAACGAGCTAAAAACAAACCCTCcggtgatacacacacacatttacaaatACATCAGAGCAGACAATgagcttcctctttttttttaacactcctGCAAAATAGAATAACACGGCTACAGGTGGATCGGTGGGTGGCACGACGGAGTGAGATTAGAGCTGCTGAATATTCTCTTGACCTTCTCGTGCCTCGTTTATCTCGTTTTCCGGTCAACAGGATTCAGTTTCAGATTGTGATTCACACGGTTAAATGCAGCCTGTGCAGTGTTGACTGTCCGGCGTTTCACGCGTGGACATTTTTAGATTGTTGCAGAGACAGCATCACATCACAACTATCgtacatgattattattattattattttgaacgttttttttgtaatgcttCTTTAGGCGcttatgaataaaatgcattgTGATGATTATGAGTagtagtacagtggaacccatTTATGTAGACGAACCTGTCGATAACCAGAACAGAAACTGAAACTAGCTATTCCTGTCCCGGAGACACTGTTGTAATATTTCGCTTTGAATATGGCGGCTTCACTCTCActcacgttttttcaaaaatatattaataaatcaagctgttttgtggttgaactgctcattattaataaaaaacatgcatactGAATCAAATTTAACTTCTTTTTAACGTAAATTTCTGTAATTTCCTGACTATAAGATGATGCTTTTAACACACGCTTTGAACCCCACAACTTaaacaagatggatggatggatgataataataatatggagagTAAATAGATGACACcgaatataaacaatataatatacagtgtaaacagtaaagTTTTGTGTCAGGGGGGAAGTAAATGTAAACGTGTATAaatagtttagttttgtttaaactacatttcccatgatgcttcaAGTACAGATTCAGGAAGTGGtgtttaaaatcacattttcagaTCTTATGTCAGTGTGCCTTGATCTgaaaaatcttaagtaagtttgatcaaatgcAGAATTATTAGAGCTTGAGCTTGGCCTGCTTGGGCAGCGGCAGCTGTTGAACTCCGATGGGGAAAAAAGCATCTCTTGTCTCACCCACTGGAGCTTACGAGTGACGCTGGGGACCCCGAGTCGCGGTAGGATCGCACGGTTTATAGTGTGcgcaaagcacttaatgtgcggTTGCAATCCTGGCTCGAGCGCTGCCGCTTCCATGTGTGTTCCATATGTCGCAAAGTGTACAAGTATATATGTTgaaaattgattttctttttaaatgcaaTGTGTGCGCTCCATAGGCCGGAATTTATGGTAAACATTTTGAAGCACAAACATTGgtgaatgaactaaaatacaaatatgtgataagtgaatttcagcaaagtcgGACTCCTTAATtataaattgaatgtttttgtatCTAGAGCCTagaaattcatgactttattcagtgaaaaaagcaaaagaaccaaatattttattgtttgccGCTCATGACTGTCGCTTGGAAAACACAACAACGTACTTTTGACAGGAACATTTTGAGAGTCCGTTCAAGAGTGCGATACTTCCTAGCTCCCGATCCCAGGCATTAACAATCGCAGCTGGTTTCATTTAGCCCATTGCAAATCAAAAGGGAGCTAACCGTAGGAATATTCTTAGCTGTTGCTCATAATAAGTTTAGATCAGCTACATTTTTAGATCAGCATTCATATATTTGCATCTCTGAGAAACTGACTGCAGCTCCAATAaagaatatattattttcatttacatCTCCGGCTTGTTTGTGTGTAATACACACGAGCTTTTATATTGAGAGAAAACaccattgtgtgtgtttctgtgtgtgaatgtgtggacGCGTAGGCTGTCGGATTTTGAACTACTCACTGAATGGCACATTGTGAAGAAAAACTCCCAGCATTAGGCCAAACCCATTAACAAACCTGTGACATCATTACTGGACATAGGACGCCTGTTCTCCACATAATACGACTTctgacccccccacacccaccatCACTGACTATGCCTCACGACTGGCAGTAAACTATCACCTGTTGCGGCTTAGTGTTTAGCCTGAATATGCAGCCTATGGACCGACACAGAGAAGACAGTGAAGGTGATAACGTGTCGcgtgtgtgtcttgtgtgtccTTGACATGATTGGCACCTgaccagagaaaaaaaaaatacatcataccTGACCGGCTGTGTCATACAGTCCCAGCAAGTACTGTTTTCCTCCGACATTGACGCTCACTGCAAGGAAACGACAAAGAGCAGTTGAAAAGAGGAAGGCCTGTGGTTGGGGATGTTTGGGAGGGGTGCATAAAGAGGAGGTGGGGCTGTGGGTCCCCGACCTCTTTCTGCAATGAAGAAGGCAAACAAGTGGTTTTGATTACAGCAACAGATGCAGGCCATTGTGGAACAGGAAACTGTGACTATAAGTGCTTTATCGTTCATATATTAAgacattattatacataaacTCGAGGAAAACACACCCCAACATGCAATGATGGTTTTATGACTCCAGACAATACGATAGGTGAGCGCCTACCTGCGTAATGATCAAAAACTGTTGGGACGTATTCCTCTGGAAAGGCGTCATTGGCGTAGCTCATGAGAAGACACGTTTTCCCCACAGCGCCGTCACCGACCAcgacacattttaacatgataGTACCGGTTCCGTTAGCCATGATATCAAGCTTAAAATCATCGTCTTCGACCGCCCTGTTTCGCCGCCCTCCTCCTCCGCTTCCTCCTCCCGCTATTGCTGCTGGGCGCTGGCGATCCCCGCGCGGCGGCGGGCATCACCAGCATCGGCGTCGGACTCCGCGGCGCACCGAGCGGCTACACAACTGCATCTCCCTCCCTAAACTCACCGACACCGGTTTCACTACTTCCGAATGGAACCGGGAAACACTTCGCTGTCGCGCAAGCTGAGAGGTTTCAATACATTTcttatccaaaaaaaaaattgtcttctaCTCTTGGAGCACTTCCGCCGAGGTTGCGAACGCCTCTGGCCGGCCAGCGGTGCTCGTTCTCCGGCGTGGTTCGAGCTGCTTGCCGCTGGCTGTCTAGCTGCTGCTTTGACAAGGTGTGTGCGCGAGGTAGAGAGGCGGAGATTACTGTTGCAGTCAAGGGACTGTGTGTAAAGTACACGGGGTGGCTTGCTCCACAGTACAGTGTATAAATGTATCAtgtatcaaaaatatatatttttacggGACAACACTAAACAAACAAcagtttcatgaaaaaaaaaagtttgaataacTGTGCTGTCCACACAAATCCATACTGTACCTAATGCAGTGAGAATTCTCTGGAGGATGGAGTTCACTGGAGCTTCACTGATCTCCAGAATCATCTTCAATTCATCCATCTCCTCCTTCAACCTTCCGTTTGAGGTAGACCCACACATACTTAATACGGTTTAGGTCCATTACGTTCATCCTCAGCTTCTTCAGAAAGACAGTGGTCATCGTGGAGGCAAGGATGGACAGGGACCTCATCCTCCCATGTGTCCTCGTTTTAACAAAACTGGGATCGAACCTGTGCATTCTGCCTTGTGGCAAGGAGTATGTACCcacattttattctcattttatgCGACATAGCCTAGAAGATCTTTATGTAGAGCAGCGATTATTGCTTTCACATTCTCAGAGTTCTTTGACATGAAGTGTTGAACTTGCCGTGACCAGAATGAGAGAGTGTGACCATCAAGTTGTTATTTCAGAGGGAAAAATGGCCAAATTCCATAAAGTACTACATGACTACAGTGGTCCTCCTCCAGGAGGAAAATATCGTGAAGGCCAAACCCTGCAAATGAAAAATGCTGGCTTTCGGAGGTGCCTTCAAACATGTGTCCTCCAACTGTACGGCTCGGTTCTATAGGGGGTTGCACCCCACTCAATTTTAACACAGTCCCTGTTCTTTTGTCTGTACACTATAGCGTGCAAGgacacacttttgtttttgttacaagAGCACTAAACCCTACGAACAGAAGATGACCTTCACTACAGTTTGTCggtctgtgtgtgttgtgatgcgTATGAGCGATGGAGGCAGATGGCGACACAGCAGGAGGAAGTGTTGTGATGAAAGAAGTGTGGAACATACAGGGGTTTGACCTCTGTTTGACCTCTGTTCGACTGTCAGCCAGATGTGGACTGTGTGATTTAACTGTCTCCACCTTAATAGTCTTTGAAACTGATcctattgtttttattggtcTCATAAAGCACCATCTGATATGCATTGATAGCAAAATGGTTAATACAAACctgccaaataaaaaaaatcaatatttagaaatgttttataaaataataatattattatctaATATTATTACACAGTTTGTTAACTACAATGGATATGAAAAACAGCAGCTGTAGGGAGACATACTTGTTGACAGTCCCTAGACTGCTGCTAGCTGTCCAATCAGCTGCAGGGGGAGGGGCCGGGGATTCTCCTGCTATCATTACATTTGAcagctgctgcagcagctcACATGACCAAACAATTACCTCATACATGTAGTACTCCAACTAGAGGTGTTTCATTGCTCTCTGTCCTGTCATGGTGTGGAGATGACCCCGGTCAGCATCCTGGATCTGGTCATTGGAAAATGGACTATAAAActacttaaattaaatataagtaCAATGAATAGAAATGAGAAGTTCAATCAGCATTTTTCCAGTCGTAAACCCAACCGCTCACAATGTGTTCTAAGCCACAAGAACACATAGAACGTCATCATATATGTCAAACGTTTTTAGAGAGCCTGTTCTTTTGACTCAGCTCACTATTTAGATCAATTTATTTAAATCCTCAATGAACAGCAACATAttataatcatataaaatacCAAGTAAATAGTCAAGGTCAAATCTCTGCATGCAAATTTCAAACTATCCACAACCAAACAGCACATTAACAAAATACCACACAACAAACCACAAATTAAAATGTGCAATActaaacaaaaaagcaaaaatcagATAATAGTTGGGCCTTTACTGAAGACTGGCATTCAAAAATGATGTGAcatgaacaacaaacaaacttgGTTCTTGGTTTGTTCATTTAATTGGCCATCATGTCATCtgaataaaaatagtagtaatattatattattagtattatatcaGCCAGTGCCTCTCAAAGACTTCATCGTTTATTTCCATCCAGTACCtatgatgtgtttattttgagGCAATGTGTTGAAGAAAAGTGAGTATTTAGTCACAGTATTCCcaatttttaatcatattttttattaataattacatcCGACCTGGTCTGCAGCCTCcactttttattttgcaattacAGTAATTCATGACAAAACATTCTTCCATCACATGTTCTGACACGCTAACAGAAAAAGAGCCTCAGCCCTACAACATTTCAGCAAGATGGTAGCATATGTATCATATTGTGTTCCTATTTTTCTGATTTGACCTCatcatttttatgacacttAACGTCCATTCCAATCAACTTTTAacagacatttattttaaaGCCTCTctatgctgtctaatcagcggTGCTACGTATATCGTTACATGAATATGTATCAACAGTGTGCAGGTCGTCTCCATGGTGTAGCTTACAAGTGGCATGGACCTGCTGCCTACGAGTCCATTAGCGAGCTGCTGAGCTGCTGACCTTCCTGTTTCTCAAGTGAATGACATTTAAATATCAACCGTCTATTTCTGTATCAGGCTATTGGTTCGCTGCAGTATGCCTCTCGGCAAATACAACTCGAGAATAAAAACATTTCCGCGTGGCACGGGCGTATTATAAGCAGACTTATTGACATAGTTAATGCACATCGGACATATAGAATAAAGCTATTTGCTAGTAACACCAGTCTATGACTGACTCTGCTCAGCAAGAGGTTTAGCGTTCTATTTTTAGACAGACAAACAAACGCACCCCATCATACCTCCATATCCAGTTTCAGGCACCGTTATATAAGCTGCGGCCTATAAATAACATATGTGGCTACATGCATGTTGACACAAACTTCCTACATTAATCACGGTCTGGACGCGCAGACTGAGAGGATGAGGCAGCAGATAAGCAAGAGTGGAGCAGCGCAATCACAAAGAGCCCAGATGAGCTCCTAAATTAGAGTGTGCGGCCAGTCTCACCTCCCGGGGAGGGTTTGCTTGAATTACAGCTTTTATTTTTAGCAATGCTAACTTTCATCGCCTGGAACTGCAAACAGCTGAGGACCA is a window encoding:
- the rhoq gene encoding rho-related GTP-binding protein RhoQ, encoding MANGTGTIMLKCVVVGDGAVGKTCLLMSYANDAFPEEYVPTVFDHYAVSVNVGGKQYLLGLYDTAGQEDYDRLRPLSYPMTDVFLICFSVVNPASFQNVREEWVPELQEYAPSVPYLLIGTQIDLRDDPKTIAKLNNMKEKPIATEQGQKLAKEIGACCYVECSALTQKGLKTVFDEAIIAILAPKRKKGALKRRLGPHCINCCLIT